The following nucleotide sequence is from Mycobacterium sp. Z3061.
ACCCTGGTGGGCCCGCTGGACTGGGCCGTCGAACTCGACGAACGCTGGGTGATCATCGGCCCCAACGGCGCCGGCAAGACCTCGCTGCTGCGCATCGCGGCCGCCTCCGAGCACCCCACCAGCGGCACCGCCTTCGTGCTGGGGGAGCGGCTCGGCCGGGTCGACGTCAGTGAACTGCGGTCGCGGATCGGTCTGAGCTCCTCCTCCTTGGCGCAGCGCATACCGTCCGACGAAGTGGTGCGTGACCTCGTCGTGTCGGCCGGCTACTCGGTGCTCGGTCGATGGCGCGAGCAATACGAGGACGTCGACTACCGGCGCGCGGTCGACATGCTGGAAAGCCTGGGCGCCGAACATCTCGCCGAGCGTACCTACGGGACGCTGTCCGAAGGCGAACGCAAACGGGTGCTGATCGCGCGCGCGCTGATGACCGACCCCGAACTGCTGCTGCTCGACGAGCCGGCGGCCGGCCTGGACCTGGGCGGCCGCGAGGAACTGGTGGCCCGGCTGGCCGACCTGGCAGCCGACCCCGACGCGCCGGCCCTGGTCCTGGTCACCCACCACGTCGAGGAAGTGCCACCCGGATTCAGCCACTGCCTGCTGCTGTCGGAGGGCCAGGCCGTCGCGTCGGGTCTGCTGCCCGACGTGCTGACCGCCGAGAATCTCTCCACCGCCTTCGGGCAGCGGATCGCGCTCGATGTGGTCGACGGGCGCTACTTCGCCCGCCGCGTGCGGACCCGTGCAGCTCATCGGAGAAGCTCATGAACGAACCGCAACTACCCCTGCCGGCCCGCCCGGCCGCCACCGTGATGCTCGTGCGGGACGCTCCCGGGGGCCTCAACATCTTCCTGATGCGCCGGCACTCCGCGATGGAGTTCGCACCGGGCGTCATCGTGTTCCCCGGCGGCGGGGTCGACGACCGCGACCGCAACGCCGATATCGCATGGGCCGGCCCGCCGCCGGAGTGGTGGGCGCAGCGGTTCGGCATCGAGACCGACCTGGCGATCGCGCTGGTCTGCTCGGCGGCCCGGGAGACGTTCGAGGAATCCGGGGTGCTGTTCGCCGGACCGGCCGACGACCCCGACGGTATCGTCGGCGACGCCTCGGTGTACCGCGAGTCGCGGCACGCGCTGGCCGACCGCACGCTGTCCTTCGCCGACTTCCTGCGCGGCGAGAAGCTGGTGCTGCGCTCCGACCTGCTGCGGCCCTGGGCCAACTGGGTCACCCCGGAAGCCGAGCGCACGCGCCGCTACGACACCTACTTCTTCGTGGCGGCCCTGCCCGAGGGGCAGCGCGCCGACGGCGAGAACACCGAGTCTGACCTGTCCGGCTGGGCACTCCCGCAGGACGCCATCGCCGACTTCGAGACCGGTCGCAATGTCCTGCTGCCGCCGACCTGGACCCAGCTGGACTCGCTGGCCGGCCGCAGCGTCGCCGAGGTGCTGGCCGTCGAACGCCAGATCGTGTCCATCCAGCCACTGCTGGAGAAGCGCGGCGACAACTGGGTCTTCGAGTTCTTCGACTCCGACCGCTACCACCGGGCGCGCGAGGCCGGCGGATCGATGCAGTGGCCGCTTTGAGTGAGTTCGTGAGCGTCGTGGTCAGCGACGGCTCCCAGGACGCCGGGCTGGCCATGCTGTTGCTGTCGCGGCCACCTACCAACGCGATGACCCGGCAGGTCTACCGGGAGGTCGTCGCCGCGGCGGAGGAGTTGGGCCGGCGCGACGACGTCGCCGCGGTGATCCTGTTCGGCGGGCACGAGATCTTCTCCGCCGGTGACGACATGCCCGAACTGCGGACTTTGAACCCGGACGAGGCCGGCACCGCCGCCCGGGTGCGGCGCGAGGCCATCGACGCGGTCGCCGCGATCCCGAAGCCCACCGTCGCCGCCATCACCGGATACGCCCTGGGCGCCGGGCTCACGCTGGCGCTCGCCGCCGACTGGCGGGTCAGCGGCGACAACGTGAAGTTCGGCGCCACCGAGATCCTGGCCGGCCTGGTGCCCGGAGGCGACGGCATGGCCCGCCTGACCCGCGCCGTCGGGCCGAGCAGAGCCAAAGAACTGGTGTACAGCGGGCGGTTCTTCGATGCCGAGGAGGCGCTGGCGCTGGGCCTGATCGACGACATGGTGGCCCCCGACAACGTCTACGACGCCGCGGCGACGTGGGCGCGGCGCTTCCTGGACGGTCCGCGGCCGGCCCTGGCCGCCGCGAAAGCCGGCATCAACGCCGTGTACGACGGTTCCCCGGCAGCCGAACGCCACGCCGCCGAAGATCGCCGCTACATCGAGGTTTTCGCCGCTGGTCAGGACGCTGACGCGAAAGCCGACAGCGACGGCGGTTAGGCTGCCCTGCATGACGAGGAGTTCTGAGATCCCCGCTTCCAACCCGCACGCCACCGCCGAGCAGGTGGAGGCGGCGCGGCACGACAGCAAGCTCGCCCAGGTGCTCTACCACGACTGGGAAGCCGAGAGCTACGACGACAAATGGTCGATCTCCTACGACCAGCGCTGCATCGACTACGCCCGCGGCCGCTTCGACGCGATCGTGCCCGACGAGGTGATCCGCGAGCTGCCGTACGACCGTGCGCTGGAACTCGGCTGCGGCACCGGCTTCTTCCTGCTCAACCTGATCCAGGCCGGGGTGGCGCGGCGCGGGTCCGTCACCGACCTGTCGCCCGGCATGGTCAAGGTCGCCACCCGCAACGGGCAGTCGCTGGGTCTAGACATCGACGGCCGGGTCGCCGACGCCGAAGGCATTCCGTACGACGACAACACCTTCGATCTGGTGGTCGGGCACGCCGTGTTGCACCACATTCCCGACGTCGAGCTGTCGCTGCGTGAGGTGCTGCGCGTGCTCAAGCCGGGCGGCCGGTTCGTGTTCGCCGGGGAGCCGACCACCGTCGGCAACGGCTACGCCCGGGCCCTGGCGGACCTGACATGGAACGTCACCATCCGCGCGGTGAAGCTGCCCGGGCTCGGGAGTTGGCGTCGCCCGCAGGAGGAGATCGACGAAAACTCGCGGGCCGCGGCCCTGGAATGGATCGTCGACCTGCACACCTTCGATCCCAAGGACCTGGAGCGGATGGCCGCCAACGCCGGCGCGGTCGAGGTCAGAACCGCCAGCGAGGAGTTCACCGCCGCCATGCTCGGCTGGCCGGTGCGCACCTTCGAGTCGACGGTCCCGCCCGGAAAGCTGGGCTGGGGCTGGGCGAAGTTCGCCTTCAACGGCTGGAAGGCGCTGAGCTGGGTGGACGCCAACGTCTGGCGGCACGTCGCGCCGAAGGGCTGGTTCTACAACGTGATGGTCACCGGGGTCAAACCCTCCTGACGGTTTTCACCTGCGACGACGTCGGTTATCTGCGCTCGGAGTCGGGCGTCGCGGCGCTGGCCGCCGTCGCTGAGTTCGAGTTGAGCGACACCACCCTGATCGCCGACATCGCCGCCGTGCGCCGGAGTTTCGGCGAGCGGGCTCCGGTGCTGGTGGAGACGACGCGGCTGCGTCGCCGGGCCGCCGACAAGCTCGGCGAACTGGGTGATGTGTCGCGGTGGCTGTTCACCGACGAAGCGCTGCAGCAGTCCACCGCCGCACGCGTCGCCCTGCACCGCGCGCGCCGGTTGGCCGGACGGGTCGTGCACGACGCGACCTGCTCGATCGGCACGGAGCCGGCGGCCCTGCACGGCGTGGCCGAGCTGGTGATCGGCAGCGACATCGACCCGGTCCGGCTGGCGATGGCGCGCCACAACCTGGGGCCCACGACGGCTCTGTGCCGGGCCGATGCGCTGCATCCGGTCACCCGTGACGCGGCCGTCATCGTCGATCCCGCGCGCCGCAGCGGCGGCCGACGCCGCTTCAGCCCGGCCGACTACCGGCCCGCCCTGGGCCCGTTGCTGCAGGCCTACCGTGGCCGGGACCTGGCGGTGAAGTGCTCTCCTGGAATCGATTTCGATGAACTCGGCCGACTCGGATTCGACGGGGAGATCGAGGTGACGTCTTACGGCGGCTCGGTCCGGGAGGCGTGTCTGTGGTCGGGCGCTCTGGCGGGTGTGCGCCGGCGCGCGAGCGTCCTGGACCGCGACGAACAGATCACCTCGGCCGATTCCGACGACTGCCCGGTCGGGCCGGCGGGCCGATGGATCGTCGATCCCGACGGCGCCGTCGTCCGCGCCGGGCTGGTCCGGCACTACGGCGCCCGGCACGGATTGTGGCAACTCGACCCCGATATCGCCTACCTGTCCGGTGACCGGCTGCCGCCCGGAGTGCGTGGTTTCGAGGTCCTCGAGCAACTGGCCTTCGACGAACGGCGGTTGCGTCAGTCGCTGACGGCCCTGGACTGTGGCGCTGCCGAAATCCTGGTCCGCGGCGTCCAGGTAGACCCCGACGCGCTGCGTCGGCGACTGCGGCTGCGGGGCGGTGCGGCGCTGTCGGTGGTGATCGCCCGGATCGGACGCAGCGGCGCGAAGAGCGCCAGTCACGCGGTGGCCTACGTTTGCCGTCCGTCTCGGTAACGCCGGGTACGCTGACGGCGATTACCTCATAGGGCGTACTCACGCCACTTTGGTGTGCAGAAACTGCAAGGACAGAAACGACGATGCGTTACCTGATAGCGGCCGCAGCGCTGACCGCTGCCGCGGTGATGGGCTGGCCGGCCAGCGCCGCGCCGCCGTCCTGTGCCGCACTGGGCGGCTCGGTCGAGGCTGCCCAGACCTGCCACATCCATCAGTCCAGTGCCACCTACACGCTGGACATGACGTTCCCCGTCGACTATCCCGACCAGCAGGCGCTGACCGACTACATCACGCAGAACCGCGACGGCTTCGTCAACGTCGCGCAGAGTTCGGGCGGCCGGCGCGACCAGCCCTATCAGATGGACGCGACCAACGAACAACACAGCTCCGGACAGCCACCCCGCACCCGCAGCGTGGTGCTGAAGTTCTTCCAGGACCTCGGCGGAGCCCGCCCGTCCAACTGGTTCAAGGCGTTCAACTACAACCTGGGGACGAAACAGCCCATCACGTTCGACACGCTGTTCGCGCCCAACACCAACGCGCTGGACGCCATCTTCCCGATCGTCCAGCGCGAACTGGAACACCAGACCGGCCTGGGCGTGGCGATCTCGCCGGGCGCCGGCCATGACCCGACGAACTATCAGAACTTCGCCATCACCGACGACGCGCTGATCTTCTACTTCGCCCAGGGCGAGTTGCTGCCGTCCTTCGCCGGGTCCACCCAGGTCCAGGTGCCGCGGGGTTCGATCCCGCCGCTGGCCATCTAGCGCTGCCCCGATCCGTTCACTCAGCGCCTGCGGCGACGAACTGCGAGTAGCTCGCGCCGTCAACGCAGAGTCAACGGTTAGACCGGGTCGAAGGAATAGATCTGGCCGTCGCTGGTGGCGGCCACCACTCGCCGGTCCTTGCCCACCGCAACGCCCAGCGCAGACCCGGTGGCCGCCGGCAGCGGATAGCTGTTGAGGGTGTGGCCGTCGCCCGGGTCGAAGACCAGCAGGCTCATGCCCGCGGCCACGGTGTAGCCGACATCGCCGGCCACCGACGACGTCGAGAGCGGGGTGACGTCATCGCGTCGCCAGGCGGCGTCGGCATGGTCGCCCCTGTCGCGGAAGGCGGCCAGTCGGGTGTCGGGGCCGCCGCCGGAGACGATCAGCCCCTGCGGGGTGACGGTGGGCGGCGTCTGTGCCGTGAAACCAAGCGGCACAGACCATTTCACCTTCCCGTCAGCGGCGTGCAAAGCCCACAGCCGTTGGTCGCGTCCGTTGACATAGACGGTGGTTCCGTCGGCCGACAAGACTGGACTGGCAAGCACCCCGGCACCGACGGCGTCGCTGGTCCACTCGCGGGACAGCTGACCCCCGCGGTACTTCAGGCCGATCAGCCCCGCGGCGGGTGCCCCCGGCTGCCAGACATTGACCACCACCGTCCCGCTCGCCGTCGAGAACGCGGGTGCGGCCGCCACCGGGCAACCCGCCCGCGCCGGCGTACAATCGGCCAGCCCGCGGGTGGCATCGGCCGGGTCGACGCCGTCCACCAGATCCAGTGCGGTGCCGACGACGGCGCCGCGGTGCGTGTCGAACACCAGCATCTGGCCCAGGTGCGTACTCACCAGCAGGTGGCCGTCGCCCAGGAACCGCGGAGTGGTCGGCATCCCGATGACCGGCTCCCGCCAGCGGGTCCACTGAGTCGGCGGGAAGGAGATGATCGCCCCGGGCTGCCCGACGTAAAGGTTGTCGAAGCCGTCGAACAGCGGGCCACCGAAGCCGCCGCCCTGGACCAGCCGGGTGCACCAGCGTTGCCGGCCGTTATTGACTTCCCACTCCATGAACGAGCAGCCGCCGGGGGTCTGTGCATTGAGCGCCAGGAAGCCGCGCGCGCCGAGCGCCGGTCCGGCCGCCAGGCTTCCCTTGGCCGAACGGGTCCACCGCAGCACCAGCTTGCCGGCCCCGGTGGTCGGGCTGTAGCTGCTGTTGGCCGCGTCGCCGTACTGTGCCGGCCAGCCCAGCGCGGGCGCGGCGTCCACCCAGGAGTCGGTGTTGCCGCAACCGCCGAGCGCGAGGGTGAGGATGGTCACCAGGACAGGCGTCAGGAGACGTCGCGCGAGCACACGTGAGGGTATCGCGCGACGCCTTGGGTAGGCTTGCGGCCCATGACGAGCATGTGGGGTGCTCCGCTCCATCGCAGGTGGCGCGGAGGGAGGCTCAGAGACCCGCGCCAGGCGAAATTCCTGACGCTGGCTTCGCTGAAATGGGTGCTGCGCAATAAGGCCTACACACCGTGGTACCTGGTGCGATATTGGCGGCTGCTGAAGTTCAAGCTGCAGAATCCGCACATCATCACCCGCGGCATGGTGTTCCTGGGCAAGGGCGTCGAGATCCACTGCACACCCGAGCTGGCGCAGCTGGAGATCGGCCGCTGGGTGCATATCGGGGACAAGAACACCATCCGGGCGCACGAGGGTTCGCTGCGGTTCGGCGACAAGGTCGTGCTGGGCCGCGACAACGTCATCAACTGCTACCTCGACATCGAGCTCGGCGACTCCGCGCTGATGGCCGACTGGTGCTACGTCTGCGACTTCGACCACCGGATGGACGACATCACGCTGCCCATCAAGGACCAGGGCATCATCAAGTCACCGGTGCGGATCGGGCCCGACACCTGGATCGGGGTGAAGGTGTCGGTGCTGCGTGGCACCGCAGTCGGGCGAGGTTGCGTGCTCGGTTCGCACGCGGTGGTCCGCGGCGTGATCCCGGACTATTCGATCGCGGTCGGCGCGCCGGCCAAGGTGGTCAAGAACCGCAAGTTGTCCTGGGAGACCTCGGCGGCGCAACGCGCCGAACTGGCCGCCGCCCTGGCTGACATCGAACGCAAGAAGGCAGCGCAGTAGGGAAGGCTTGCTGGGCGGCGCGACACTGACAGCACGCACACGACACGCCGCCGAGTGTGTACACAGCGTCAATCTCGACGGCCACCACGCGACGGTGACAACGGCCTACTCGGGGTGGTCATCGACCTTGAAGTCGAAGTTGACGTCGCCGCCGACCACCTCGGTGACGGTGACGTTGATGCCGTACTTGGAGCTACCGTCGGTGAGTTGGCAGCGCAGCGTGGCGCCCTCGACGCCCTTCAGGTTGTCGGGGCAGGTCACGGCATCGGGCCGCTGACCGACCTGTTGGTACAGCTTGTCGCTGATGATGTGGGCGACGTGGTCCTTGTCGACCGTCTCGACCATGTCGAATTTGACGTCCTTGCCTTCGACGCTGGTGACGGTGACGTTGACGTTGTAGGTGTCGTCCTTGACCTTCATCTCGCAGTTCGTCTGAGCGCCCACCTTGGCCGGCAGGTCGTCCGGACAGCTGACCGAGCTGGGCTTGTTGCCCTTGGCGTCGGTCATCTTGGTGATGATCTGGCCGGCGACGTCCTTCTTGCTCACCGTCTTGGGACCCGACGATCCGACCGAACACGAGCAGGCCCCGGCGCTGGCCATCAGGCCGACGGCGGCCCCCGAGATCAGCAGCGTCCGAACGAACCGAGCCATAGCGCCTCCCTGGCGTGTGCAGAACGTTGAGTCGGGGAGATGATTGCACGCCGGACAAAATCTGGGAAGCAATCCGGCGAAACGCGCTCTGGTCAGCTGATGTCGCGGTAGCGGCGCAACGCCTCGGTCCGCTCGGCGGCGTGGTCGACAATCGGTTCCGGATACCCGTCCGGCCGCTGCCCCTTCGAGAGATGCACATCGTCGGCGTCCCTCAGTTCGGGGACCCATCGACGAATGTAATCCCCTGCGGGATCGAACTTTTCGCCCTGCTTTGTCGGATTGAACACCCGGAAGTAGGGCGCCGCGTCGGTGCCGCAACCGGCACTCCACTGCCAGCCGTGTTGATTGTTGGCCATGTCGCCGTCTACCAGTTGCTCCAGAAACCAGCGGGCTCCCCACTGCCACGGCAGGTGCAGGTCTTTGACCAGGAAGGAGGCGACGATCATGCGCACCCGGTTGTGCATGAACCCGGTCTCGCGCAGTTGGCGCATGCCGGCGTCCACGAACGGATAACCGGTCTCACCCGCCTTCCAGGCCTCGAACCGGCGTTTCGCCTGCGCGTCGGTGTCGGTCTCGATGGCGTCGAAATCGCGGTTCCAATTCCACCAGACGCTGTGCGGCCAGTGATGCACGACCGCAGCGTAGAAATCGCGGAATGCCAACTCCCGCAAGTAGGCCGAGTCACCCTGGCGCCGTCGGTTGAGGTCGGCGACCATGGTTCGGGGGTGGATGGTGCCGAACTTGAGGTGCGCCGACATCCGGCTGGTGCCCGGCAGATCCGGCCGGTTGCGGTCGTCGGCGTAGCCTTTGACACCGCCCTCGAGGAATGTCGCCCACTGCGAAAGTGCCGCTGCCTCACCGGCCGCCAGATCCAGCTCGACGCCGGGATCAGGTGCCTTCACCTGTTTCCGGTTCTTGACCTCCGAGGGGTCCAGCCAGCTTGCTGAATCGGCGCCGGTCGCAGCGGGGGAGCGCCAACCGGTTTCGCGCCACCTGCCGAAGAAGGGTGTGAACACCTTGTACGGGGTGCCGTCGTCCTTGATGACCCGACCGGGCGAAACCAGGTACGGCGAGCCGGTGGCGACCAGCGGGACCGAGCCCAGCTCGTCGCGCACCAGCTCGTCGCGGCGCCGCCCGAACGGCGTGAAGTCCTCGGAGATGTGCACCGACGACGCGGCAATCGCTTTGGCCAGGGTGGGGATTCGCTCTTCGGGACGTCCGCGGGTCACCAGCAGCCGGCCGCCCAGATCGTCGTTCAGCCCGCGCAGTGAGTCGCCCAGAAACTGCAGGCGCCGTGGGCCCGAAGAGGCTTCCAGCCGCGGATCGAGAACGAAACAGGCCAGCACCTGATCGTTCTCCGCTGCAGCCGCAAGCGCTGGATGATCACCCAGACGCAGGTCGCGTCGAAACCACAACAATGCCGCCATTTTTCGTTTCCCCCTTCAGCGGTTGAGCCCGTCAGCGATTGAGCCGCCACACACTCGTTGCCAGCACCGTGGCGAATCCACACCACAGTGGGTACGGCAACAACGCCCACCCCTTACGCGGGTCGGCGTCGACGGCGCGGCGCACCAGATCGGCACTGCTGACG
It contains:
- a CDS encoding ABC transporter ATP-binding protein is translated as MPEPGSLEADPDLLIDFRNVSLRRGGRTLVGPLDWAVELDERWVIIGPNGAGKTSLLRIAAASEHPTSGTAFVLGERLGRVDVSELRSRIGLSSSSLAQRIPSDEVVRDLVVSAGYSVLGRWREQYEDVDYRRAVDMLESLGAEHLAERTYGTLSEGERKRVLIARALMTDPELLLLDEPAAGLDLGGREELVARLADLAADPDAPALVLVTHHVEEVPPGFSHCLLLSEGQAVASGLLPDVLTAENLSTAFGQRIALDVVDGRYFARRVRTRAAHRRSS
- a CDS encoding NUDIX hydrolase; this encodes MNEPQLPLPARPAATVMLVRDAPGGLNIFLMRRHSAMEFAPGVIVFPGGGVDDRDRNADIAWAGPPPEWWAQRFGIETDLAIALVCSAARETFEESGVLFAGPADDPDGIVGDASVYRESRHALADRTLSFADFLRGEKLVLRSDLLRPWANWVTPEAERTRRYDTYFFVAALPEGQRADGENTESDLSGWALPQDAIADFETGRNVLLPPTWTQLDSLAGRSVAEVLAVERQIVSIQPLLEKRGDNWVFEFFDSDRYHRAREAGGSMQWPL
- a CDS encoding enoyl-CoA hydratase — encoded protein: MSEFVSVVVSDGSQDAGLAMLLLSRPPTNAMTRQVYREVVAAAEELGRRDDVAAVILFGGHEIFSAGDDMPELRTLNPDEAGTAARVRREAIDAVAAIPKPTVAAITGYALGAGLTLALAADWRVSGDNVKFGATEILAGLVPGGDGMARLTRAVGPSRAKELVYSGRFFDAEEALALGLIDDMVAPDNVYDAAATWARRFLDGPRPALAAAKAGINAVYDGSPAAERHAAEDRRYIEVFAAGQDADAKADSDGG
- a CDS encoding class I SAM-dependent methyltransferase, whose amino-acid sequence is MTRSSEIPASNPHATAEQVEAARHDSKLAQVLYHDWEAESYDDKWSISYDQRCIDYARGRFDAIVPDEVIRELPYDRALELGCGTGFFLLNLIQAGVARRGSVTDLSPGMVKVATRNGQSLGLDIDGRVADAEGIPYDDNTFDLVVGHAVLHHIPDVELSLREVLRVLKPGGRFVFAGEPTTVGNGYARALADLTWNVTIRAVKLPGLGSWRRPQEEIDENSRAAALEWIVDLHTFDPKDLERMAANAGAVEVRTASEEFTAAMLGWPVRTFESTVPPGKLGWGWAKFAFNGWKALSWVDANVWRHVAPKGWFYNVMVTGVKPS
- a CDS encoding THUMP-like domain-containing protein, yielding MVLQRDGHRGQTLLTVFTCDDVGYLRSESGVAALAAVAEFELSDTTLIADIAAVRRSFGERAPVLVETTRLRRRAADKLGELGDVSRWLFTDEALQQSTAARVALHRARRLAGRVVHDATCSIGTEPAALHGVAELVIGSDIDPVRLAMARHNLGPTTALCRADALHPVTRDAAVIVDPARRSGGRRRFSPADYRPALGPLLQAYRGRDLAVKCSPGIDFDELGRLGFDGEIEVTSYGGSVREACLWSGALAGVRRRASVLDRDEQITSADSDDCPVGPAGRWIVDPDGAVVRAGLVRHYGARHGLWQLDPDIAYLSGDRLPPGVRGFEVLEQLAFDERRLRQSLTALDCGAAEILVRGVQVDPDALRRRLRLRGGAALSVVIARIGRSGAKSASHAVAYVCRPSR
- a CDS encoding esterase; amino-acid sequence: MRYLIAAAALTAAAVMGWPASAAPPSCAALGGSVEAAQTCHIHQSSATYTLDMTFPVDYPDQQALTDYITQNRDGFVNVAQSSGGRRDQPYQMDATNEQHSSGQPPRTRSVVLKFFQDLGGARPSNWFKAFNYNLGTKQPITFDTLFAPNTNALDAIFPIVQRELEHQTGLGVAISPGAGHDPTNYQNFAITDDALIFYFAQGELLPSFAGSTQVQVPRGSIPPLAI
- a CDS encoding PQQ-binding-like beta-propeller repeat protein codes for the protein MPSRVLARRLLTPVLVTILTLALGGCGNTDSWVDAAPALGWPAQYGDAANSSYSPTTGAGKLVLRWTRSAKGSLAAGPALGARGFLALNAQTPGGCSFMEWEVNNGRQRWCTRLVQGGGFGGPLFDGFDNLYVGQPGAIISFPPTQWTRWREPVIGMPTTPRFLGDGHLLVSTHLGQMLVFDTHRGAVVGTALDLVDGVDPADATRGLADCTPARAGCPVAAAPAFSTASGTVVVNVWQPGAPAAGLIGLKYRGGQLSREWTSDAVGAGVLASPVLSADGTTVYVNGRDQRLWALHAADGKVKWSVPLGFTAQTPPTVTPQGLIVSGGGPDTRLAAFRDRGDHADAAWRRDDVTPLSTSSVAGDVGYTVAAGMSLLVFDPGDGHTLNSYPLPAATGSALGVAVGKDRRVVAATSDGQIYSFDPV
- a CDS encoding acyltransferase: MTSMWGAPLHRRWRGGRLRDPRQAKFLTLASLKWVLRNKAYTPWYLVRYWRLLKFKLQNPHIITRGMVFLGKGVEIHCTPELAQLEIGRWVHIGDKNTIRAHEGSLRFGDKVVLGRDNVINCYLDIELGDSALMADWCYVCDFDHRMDDITLPIKDQGIIKSPVRIGPDTWIGVKVSVLRGTAVGRGCVLGSHAVVRGVIPDYSIAVGAPAKVVKNRKLSWETSAAQRAELAAALADIERKKAAQ
- a CDS encoding DUF4333 domain-containing protein, producing MARFVRTLLISGAAVGLMASAGACSCSVGSSGPKTVSKKDVAGQIITKMTDAKGNKPSSVSCPDDLPAKVGAQTNCEMKVKDDTYNVNVTVTSVEGKDVKFDMVETVDKDHVAHIISDKLYQQVGQRPDAVTCPDNLKGVEGATLRCQLTDGSSKYGINVTVTEVVGGDVNFDFKVDDHPE
- a CDS encoding deoxyribodipyrimidine photo-lyase, which encodes MAALLWFRRDLRLGDHPALAAAAENDQVLACFVLDPRLEASSGPRRLQFLGDSLRGLNDDLGGRLLVTRGRPEERIPTLAKAIAASSVHISEDFTPFGRRRDELVRDELGSVPLVATGSPYLVSPGRVIKDDGTPYKVFTPFFGRWRETGWRSPAATGADSASWLDPSEVKNRKQVKAPDPGVELDLAAGEAAALSQWATFLEGGVKGYADDRNRPDLPGTSRMSAHLKFGTIHPRTMVADLNRRRQGDSAYLRELAFRDFYAAVVHHWPHSVWWNWNRDFDAIETDTDAQAKRRFEAWKAGETGYPFVDAGMRQLRETGFMHNRVRMIVASFLVKDLHLPWQWGARWFLEQLVDGDMANNQHGWQWSAGCGTDAAPYFRVFNPTKQGEKFDPAGDYIRRWVPELRDADDVHLSKGQRPDGYPEPIVDHAAERTEALRRYRDIS